In Salmo salar chromosome ssa24, Ssal_v3.1, whole genome shotgun sequence, the following proteins share a genomic window:
- the LOC106585060 gene encoding B-cell linker protein, producing MTMSFFGKLKNLHSGPPAPPKRIENNAGYGGWPEDEFDDEDGNTYEAPPCERPAMKVPPRHVEENVYLDSSSERSNRVLPKRQAAPPPRPAKMAPMSKASKQQPHHQPDPEEFYIDPNTKKPPEVDRKEKPGKRSTPKKSAPPPSRPAPAPTPPPAEEDVYLDPNEGQADSDDLYLEPTAACPPAPRGPIRMPLLPKTAISPPPMPIKPPVPRAKSSSLLVSEAKTAPPPDVKRSSFPGKLPPPTPGIKPPLPASLKEPKPSPPPPPTIDTTAAVSPSGMKTTMQAGKEEKEWFAGNCNRKTAEDLLLQINKDGAFLIRRSSAQNARQPYTLAVLYRQKVYNIPIRFLEETRGYALGKEGKKNEEFFSSLQEIISHHKNNQLLLIDSKSQAKHTTYLTHPAHP from the exons ATGACAATG AGTTTCTTTGGAAAATTAAAGAACCT ACACAGTGGGCCTCCAGCTCCACCCAAAAGAATAG AGAACAATGCGGGGTATGGTGGCTGGCCAGAAGATGAGTTT gACGATGAGGATGGGAACACATATGAGGCTCCCCCCTGTGAGCGACCGGCCATGAAGGTTCCTCCCAGACATGTGGAGGAGAACGTCTATTTGG ATAGTTCTTCAGAGAGGTCCAATCGTGTTCTTCCCAAAAGGCAGGCAGCTCCGCCCCCAAGGCCAGCCAAGATGGCGCCCATGAGCAAAGCATCG AAACAGCAGCCTCACCATCAGCCTGACCCTGAGGAGTTCTACATCGACCCCAACACCAAGAAAC ctcctgaGGTAGACAGGAAGGAGAAGCCAGGGAAAAGGTCTACTCCTAAGAAGTCTGCCCCTCCTCCTTCCCGCCCTGCCCCTGCTCCCACCCCTCCCCCTGCAGAGGAAG ATGTCTACCTGGATCCTAATGAAGGACAG GCAGACAGTGATGACCTGTATCTGGAGCCCACAGCAG CTTGCCCCCCTGCTCCTCGCGGGCCCATAAGGATGCCCCTCCTACCCAAGACAGCAATTTCCCCTCCCCCCATGCCCAT aAAACCTCCAGTGCCCAGAGCCAAGTCG AGTTCTCTACTGGTCAGTGAGGCAAAGACAG CTCCTCCGCCTGATGTGAAACGCTCCTCGTTCCCTGGCAAGCTGCCCCCACCCACCCCAGGCATCAAACCCCCCCTCCCCGCATCCCTAAAGGAACCCAAACCCAG CCCCCCTCCCCCGCCCACTATAGACACTACCGCAGCAG TTTCTCCCTCTGGTATGAAGACAACCATGCAGGCAGGAAAGGAG GAGAAAGAGTGGTTCGCCGGAAACTGCAATAGAAAGACTGCTGAGGACCTCTTACTGCAGATCAACAAg GACGGGGCATTCCTGATACGTCGCAGTTCAGCCCAGAACGCCCGTCAGCCCTACACACTGGCTGTCCTATACAGACAGAAGGTCTATAACATCCCCATCCGCTTCCTGGAGGAGACGCGCGGCTACGCCCTCGGAAAGGAGGGCAAGAAGAATGAGGAG tTTTTCAGTAGTCTCCAGGAGATCATCTCTCACCACAAGAATAACCAACTGCTGCTGATCGATAGCAAGAGTCAGGCCAAGCACACCACGTATCTCACCCATCCAGCCCATCCATAA